Genomic window (Candidatus Diapherotrites archaeon):
GTCTCCCAGCATTTATCCATAATGAAGTCCAAAGGAATTGTTGCATCAGACAGAAAAGGAAAAAACATTTTCTACAAGCTCTCAAATCCAAAAATCATCAAAGCATTTGATATAATAAAAGAAGTTTTAATAGAGAGATTAAAGAAAAACGGAAAGGTCATCAAAAAATTATGAGGAAAGAAGAATGAGAAAAATATTATTGATTATTACCATGACTTTGTTGTTAAGCGCTGGTTTAGTTAATGCAGTCACCCAAGAGGAAATAAGCCAAGCAAAAAGCTTGGTTGATTCAAAGGTTGATTGTAAGGTTTTATCTGATTCTCAGCTGGAGTTAATTGGGGAGTATTTCATGGAGCAAATGCATCCAGGCGAAGCTCATG
Coding sequences:
- a CDS encoding metalloregulator ArsR/SmtB family transcription factor; amino-acid sequence: MKEFYKIHAEICKVFSNPTRLEILNFLRDKEMSVTELLKKTRLSQANVSQHLSIMKSKGIVASDRKGKNIFYKLSNPKIIKAFDIIKEVLIERLKKNGKVIKKL